A stretch of Pangasianodon hypophthalmus isolate fPanHyp1 chromosome 9, fPanHyp1.pri, whole genome shotgun sequence DNA encodes these proteins:
- the si:ch211-39i2.2 gene encoding DNA damage-inducible transcript 4-like protein-like — protein sequence MVYSQALVFGYGLSAGCEEDNLAEMWRKVLQHFRASKETAGRLKKATSSSSLESECSLEDDDLEASIQLQQQDLAVRIEKCLVMAKASSLQCSELLVPARMSSRVARDVLRASEHEPCGLRGALIQLFTETQAGLQKAGTVTLENSLTPTFELSVVFRADPQRWPPLKHLLGSERVLRLRPEYRLIKRKLYSSASPTVIEF from the exons ATGGTCTACAGTCAGGCTTTGGTGTTTGGTTACGGCTTGTCCGCTGGTTGTGAAGAGGATAACCTAGCCGAGATGTGGAGAAAGGTGCTGCAGCACTTCAGAGCCTCTAAAGAAACCGCTGGACGCCTCAAGAAAGCGACTAGCTCCTCAA GTCTGGAGTCCGAGTGCAGCCTGGAGGATGATGACCTGGAAGCGAGTATCCAGCTGCAGCAGCAGGATTTGGCTGTCCGGATTGAAAAGTGTCTTGTGATGGCGAAAGCGTCGAGTCTGCAGTGCAGCGAGCTGCTGGTGCCGGCCCGCATGAGCTCGCGTGTAGCCAGAGATGTTCTCCGTGCTTCAGAGCACGAGCCGTGCGGTTTGAGAGGAGCTCTCATTCAGCTCTTCACCGAGACCCAGGCAGGTTTACAGAAAGCAGGCACAGTGACGCTGGAGAACAGCCTTACGCCCACCTTCGAGCTGTCGGTGGTGTTCAGAGCCGATCCGCAGCGCTGGCCACCGTTAAAGCACCTGCTCGGGTCCGAGAGAGTCCTGCGGCTCCGGCCAGAGTATCGCCTCATCAAAAGGAAGCTGTACTCGTCCGCCAGCCCTACAGTGATCGAGTTTTAA